The sequence TCGGAGTTCGGCGTTTGGAGTTTGGAGCAAGAAAAAAAGAATTCGGAACAGGAAGAAGAGAAGAGTTTGGAGTCAAAGAAAAAGAAATTTGGATTAGATATAGGAATCACTTTTTTTCAGAGATTTTATAAGACCGTTAAGCATCATCGAAAGTTCTGCGCAATGGTTTCGTGATTTCTCTTTGGCTGGTAAATCAATGAACTTTAACCGTTGAGCAATCTCAGTACAGGCCACGCATTCGCGGACCGATCTTCTGGCTATTTTAGTAAACTGGGCAAATTCAGCTTTGGTTCCACCGGTTCCTTCGGCAATATTCAAACAGATAGAAACAGCGGCTCTGCGGAATTGGTCAACCAAAGAATATGTTTCAGACTTGGGAAAAGACTTTGTGATTTCATAAATAAAGCTAACGTAGTCAAGTGCTTTCTGGTAAACTCGCAAATTTTCAAAATCAAATTTAATTTCCATCATTGCCTTTTTAACCTTATCTTCATCTTATCTCCGTTCTTATTCTTAACTCCCAACTCCGAACTCCTTACTCCGAACGTTCTTAATCTTCACGCCTAACTCCGAACTCCCAACGCCGAACTGTCTTCATCTCTCCCTTCCTCATGGCTCTATTTTCAACTCTTTTAATTTGGCATAAAGGGTGACGCGTTCGATTTTGAGCACTTTGGCCGTCCGGGATTTGTTGCCGCCGGTTTTAAGCAACGCTTTCCGGATCACTTCTTTTTCTATCTCCGCCGCAACCTGGTTGGTCATTTCCTTGAGGGAAAGCGAGCCATCCAGGACCGAATTCACCCGTTCTTCATCCCTGGTCGCCGTATCAGAACCGCGGCTTTGCCCCGAATCTGTCTGCTCCAGCAAGATGTCGGCCGGGGTGATCTGAGCGGATGCGGCCACCAGGGCGGCCCTGCGGATGGTGTTCTTCAATTCGCGGACATTGCCCGGCCATGGATGTTGGAATAAGAGGCGCATGGCGGCGCTGGAAATCCTGCGGATATTTTTATGCAATTCCTGATTTGATTTTTCTAAAAAATAATTTGCAAAAAAAGCAACATCGCCCTCACGTTCACCCAGTTTGGGGATTTCGATAAGAAACTCATTCAAGCGATAATAGAGATCGTCCCTGAATTTACCTTGCTTCATAGCATCGAACAGATTGACCTTGGATGCCGCGATCAAGCGCGCATTGATTTTGATATCCTTGTTGCCTCCCAAGTGCTGCAACTTTCTTTCTTGCAGCACCCTTAACAGTTTGGCCTGCATGGCTTCGGAAAGATTGGCAATTTCGTCCAAAAACAAGGTCCCCTCGTTGGCCAGTTCGAATTTACCCTCTTTTTTTCTGTCCGCTCCGGTAAAAGCCCCTTTTTCATGGCCGAACAGTTCGGCTTCGATCAGGGTCTCAGGTATGGCGCTGCAGTCTATGGGAATGAAGGCGTTGTCCTTGCGCAAGGATTTTTGGTGGATCAAATTCGCGACGACCTCTTTGCCGGTGCCGCTTGCTCCCTGAATGATGACCGTAAAATCGGTGGGGGCCACGATATCCACTTGGGTCAGTACTTTTTTTATCTGCGGGCTGTCGCCCATTACCTTTTCAACGGGAAGTTTTTCCCCCAGTCGTTTTTTTAAAATGTCTATTTCAGCGCGCAATTGCCGGACGGTGAATGCCTTGCTGATGGTGAGCAGCAATTCGTCATCGTCAAAAGGTTTGGTAACATAGTCATAGGCTCCCAATTTTATCGCCCTGATGGCGTCCTTGACATCCATATAAGCGGTGATGACAATGATATCCAGGTCAGGATCCGACCCTTTTATTTTCTGCAAAACATTCATGCCGTCGATATCGGGCAGGCGCAGGTCCAATAAAACCAGGTCGGGGCAAGCGCCCTGGATTTTCTCCAGCGCTTCTCGGCCGGTTGCGGCCGTCATTACTTCAAAACCGTTTTCCTGCAATAGGACGGAAAGATTTGAACAAAAATCCAGGTCATCGTCGGTGACAAGGATTTTATTCATTATCATTCACCTCGTTTCTCCCTGGCAGGCGTTCCCCTTATATTGCGTATCGCTGCTGTCTAAAATAACACAAAATCAAAATAGAAGTCAAATGAGTAAAGGCTTTCCGGGCAAGAAAAAGCGGTTTGCAGGATCAGGTTGCTGCTGGAATTGACGGTTTTTTGCTATATGATATACTTTTAGCATGTTTCCTAAAATCAAAAAAGAGCTCGAAAAATTAAATATTGGCATTGTCTATGTGTTTGGTTCCAGAGCTCAAGGCCTGGCAAAAAAAGACAGTGACACAGACATCGGTATTGTTTTTAGCGAACCTGTTGAAAACGCCAGCCTGCTTCCGATTTACGAGAAACTATATTCATTATTTTTGACCGCTCTGCGGAAACAGAAAGCGGAAATCGACATCGTATTTCTGCAATCCGCGTCTTTGGCGCTGCAATTTAACGCTATTAAATACGGCAGGGTGGAATATGAGATTTCCGCAAAATTCAGGGCGGCTTACGAAGAAAAAATCATGCTGTTTCACGGTGATTTTGAACCTGTGGCAAAAGAATTCGACGAAATGATTTTGGCGAGGATTTGATGAATAAAATTCCCTTAAGCAAAAATACGATACTGGGAAAAATAGATGAAATTCAAAGAGATTTGCTCAAACTCAATAATATGAAAGCATTGCCCCTTGCAGAATTCAAGTCGGGTGAAAATTTTGCGATTGCCGAACATTATTTAAGAAGGGCGCTGGAAGCCTTATTCGAAACGGGTGCGCATATTTTATCCCGGATCCCCGGCCAACGCGCGTCGGGTTACAAAGAAATAGCGTTGCTACTGGGAGAAACAGGGATAATGCCGGAGAATTTCGCGAAAGAAACTTTGGTAAAGATGGCCGGATACAGGAATAGATTGGTGCATTTTTATTCAGAAATAAACAAAGATGAAATGTATGAAATAATTCAGAATAAACTCGACGATTTTAATGTTTTTAACGAACACCTAAAGATTCTTTTATCCTCTCTTGATAAATTTAATTTGACAATAGAATAGCCGATATAACAGCGCTTCCGGGCCGGTTGCGTACGACAAGAATCTTATTCATTATGATTTACCTCGTTTCGCCTGGGCCGGCATTTTATTGATCCGACGGATAATATCCTCTTCATTGTATGGTTTGTCTAAAAAATAATAAGCACCCAGTTTATTGGCTTTGCTTCTGGCTTCTTCGCTGCCGAAGGCGGTCGTTATGATTACTGCCGGCGCAGGAGACATCTTCCTGATGACGGTTAAAAGCGTCATGCCATCGCCATCGGGCAACCTGAGATCCAATAAAACAAGGTCCGGAAGTTTTCTTTTCAGGCGTTTATGCGCTTCTCTCTTGCTATGGGCAAACTCGATTTGAAAGCCGCGAGAGCTTAAGGAATCGCCCAACATAGAGCATAATTCCTTCTCGTCGTCGACGAGCAAAATGCTTGAAATTTGTTTCTTTTTGGCAGCGGTTCTTTTTGTTGATTTTCGCTTTTCGCTCTTTCCGAAACCGGCTTTTTCATAGAGCTTAAAAAAGGGTAGCAGTTCCTCAAGTTCCTCAGGCTTTCGCCAGCCGGATAAATTTGCCTGCCTGACAACCGCTTCGCCCGCTTTTATCTTTCCGGTTTTGATCCAGTGCTTGATGTGGGCGT is a genomic window of Candidatus Aminicenantes bacterium containing:
- a CDS encoding four helix bundle protein, whose translation is MMEIKFDFENLRVYQKALDYVSFIYEITKSFPKSETYSLVDQFRRAAVSICLNIAEGTGGTKAEFAQFTKIARRSVRECVACTEIAQRLKFIDLPAKEKSRNHCAELSMMLNGLIKSLKKSDSYI
- a CDS encoding sigma-54 dependent transcriptional regulator; translated protein: MNKILVTDDDLDFCSNLSVLLQENGFEVMTAATGREALEKIQGACPDLVLLDLRLPDIDGMNVLQKIKGSDPDLDIIVITAYMDVKDAIRAIKLGAYDYVTKPFDDDELLLTISKAFTVRQLRAEIDILKKRLGEKLPVEKVMGDSPQIKKVLTQVDIVAPTDFTVIIQGASGTGKEVVANLIHQKSLRKDNAFIPIDCSAIPETLIEAELFGHEKGAFTGADRKKEGKFELANEGTLFLDEIANLSEAMQAKLLRVLQERKLQHLGGNKDIKINARLIAASKVNLFDAMKQGKFRDDLYYRLNEFLIEIPKLGEREGDVAFFANYFLEKSNQELHKNIRRISSAAMRLLFQHPWPGNVRELKNTIRRAALVAASAQITPADILLEQTDSGQSRGSDTATRDEERVNSVLDGSLSLKEMTNQVAAEIEKEVIRKALLKTGGNKSRTAKVLKIERVTLYAKLKELKIEP
- a CDS encoding nucleotidyltransferase domain-containing protein, producing MFPKIKKELEKLNIGIVYVFGSRAQGLAKKDSDTDIGIVFSEPVENASLLPIYEKLYSLFLTALRKQKAEIDIVFLQSASLALQFNAIKYGRVEYEISAKFRAAYEEKIMLFHGDFEPVAKEFDEMILARI
- a CDS encoding DUF86 domain-containing protein, which produces MNKIPLSKNTILGKIDEIQRDLLKLNNMKALPLAEFKSGENFAIAEHYLRRALEALFETGAHILSRIPGQRASGYKEIALLLGETGIMPENFAKETLVKMAGYRNRLVHFYSEINKDEMYEIIQNKLDDFNVFNEHLKILLSSLDKFNLTIE
- a CDS encoding response regulator, with amino-acid sequence MVKKWDLRIGTSVYLQIPDAHIKHWIKTGKIKAGEAVVRQANLSGWRKPEELEELLPFFKLYEKAGFGKSEKRKSTKRTAAKKKQISSILLVDDEKELCSMLGDSLSSRGFQIEFAHSKREAHKRLKRKLPDLVLLDLRLPDGDGMTLLTVIRKMSPAPAVIITTAFGSEEARSKANKLGAYYFLDKPYNEEDIIRRINKMPAQAKRGKS